The DNA sequence AGAACTTTATGTTTTGAgtgagtttttttattttacatatTGGCTAAATAATAATATCTGCGGCTCTAATGTAACTAAAtaactaaggctttgtttagttttcaaaagttttcaagattcctcatcacatcgaatcttgcgacacatgcatggtgcattaaatatacatgaaaacaaaaactaattgcatagttcatctgtaaatcgtgaaacgaatcttttaagcctagttactccatgattagacaatgtttgtcaaataaaaacgaaattactACAGCGTTGTTTTCCAaaagtttttgcgaactgaacaagaccTAAATTGTCTACAACCGCAGGTATTCATTTGGAGAGCGGTCTCTGTCTTTAACCTACGGCCCGCTCGCGGCCCGGCCCGGCTCGTAAAGAACCGGCAGCGGTTCGGGGCCACCCAGCAGCCACGTCCAAGGCGTTCTCCTCCTCCCCGTCTCGCTCGCCGTCGGCGGTCCGCCGATCTCACTCTCTCTCCGTGCCTCTCGCCCGCCAcccaagcaagcaagcaagcagccATGGCGGCCGCGCTGCtccgccgcgcgctccacctccGCCGCGTGCTCCCCTCGCCCGCCGTCACCGCCGCCTCCGCACAGCGCCTCGCCCCCACCTTCTCGACCACCACCCCGACCCCGACGACCTCCCAGCAgagcgccgccaccaccacggtCGACCTCTCCTCCGACgagagccgccgccgcctcctcaacAGGTGCGTGCCCGTACCTTAATTACGCCGGTCGCCGGTGGTGGCTCGCGCTTGAGGTTCCGTTTGCCTTGCCCCCTTTGTTGAATCCCGGGTCACCAAGGGTTGTGCACGTACGGCGCTACACAGGTTGGTGTACCGGAGCAAGCAGCGGGGGTTCCTGGAGCTGGACCTGGTGCTGGGGACCTGGGTCGAGCAGCACGTGCACGGCATGGACGAGGCCAACATCCGCGCTCTCCTGCAAGTGCTCGACCTCGTAAGCTCTCCTGCCTGTGGTGTGGCCGTGGCCGACCAATCCCTGATCTCTCTCTGTCGTGTCCCAGGTTATCTGTGGTAGGAATTGCTTCAGTGTTTGAAGAATTATAGATAGTTTAGGTTGGAAACCAAGGATTTGGGGAAGGTTACCAAGAGGAGCAGGGTAACGGGAAGAGGACAGAGGCTTAAGGAAGGAGACCTGCTCGGCTTTCTAATTGTTGAACATTCTGAGGACTGGCTGCTTAGTCCTTTAGCATATTCCTCATCTCAAGTTGTTGGTTCCAGGGCTCTAGTCTAATTTTGTCGTCTGATTGTTCATCTCTGCCATCCTGTTCGAGTGTTTGTGGGACGATTGGTTAATTGATTGTGCTGGTTAGTTGCTGAGCAATGTGGTATGTGGTGTCATGTTAAACCATGCTGTTCCCtcactcctcatatatgttagCAACATTAGGAGCCATACTTGATTAATGTAGCTGACTTTTTATTTCCTACTCCTTGTAAAAAACTTACAACCAACCATCCTTCTTTATAACCAACCCTCCTTCGATAATTTGGTTGGAAAGTGGGTTTGATTTTTGATGGACAAATCATGTTCTAGCATTTCAATTTTTAAAGAAAAGTTTTACTCACTATTTTTCCATTCGAATGGTCTGTAAAGCTGAATTTTATTATTAGCATTTGGTGCTGTGCTTGATGATGTCAAATTATTTAGATTTGGGATCTACACAGAACAGAAGTCTTCTTCTCCTTCAAGGTTACGTGAATATAAAAGCTCCTATATTAAGGTTACACGAGTGTAAAACCTAAGATAGTAATTTATGATTCATACTGGATCATGTTTATCCTGCTCTATTAAAATAAATATCGGTTGCTACCTACCAGTTAGTCTTGTTTAGGGCGACGTATCTCTGTTAATTCAGTATCTGCATTATACTAGGCTTAGAAAAAAAGATGTTTTGAGGGTGGAGGGTAGGCGTAGCACCGGCATAGTTTGCAACTTTTGCATGCTCATGTACTGTCTTGTTGCTATTGAACTCTGAATCAACAGAAACCAAAAGACAGAGCTCTGTGCCTTCATGAAAGATGCATGTTTTATGGTCATAACATGATGGAGCTTCACAATTTCTAATACTAATGAGAAAGTTACACGCTGTTTCCTAGTTTCTTGCCAGCCTGAGAACTTCATACAATAATTCTGCTTCAGTTGTTGTCATTGGACTGACAGGTCCGAATCATCCCAGCTACCCATATCAGTGTTATTGTAATTTATCATGTCAGCTACCCATACCCAGACAAAGCATTCCATCAGATTACTTGTAATTTATCAGTTTTTAATTAGGTGCCTTTAATGTTACCATTAGTCACAGATGAACACAAAATCCATTCTATATGATGATTTTTGCTTCCAAACGACCAAAAGCTACTATAGCCTCAGGACATTGGAAGTGCTGTAGTGACTGGTGgaatttctttttctctttttttttttttgaaatttgtaTGCATTCTAATCGTATGACTGTTTGATTCCCCAGGAAAACCCAGATTTGTGGAAATGGTTGACTAGTCAGGAGCAGCCACCAGAGGATCTGAATTCTAATCCTGTATGACATTCTGCAACTGTTGTTGTGTGAATTCTAGTCTTTCTTCTAGGAAAAATTGTTGCTTTAATGGACAATTCATGTTCAAATAGGTGTTTGCTGCCATCAAATCAAAGGTTACAGATAACCTGACAAAGCATGCTTCTCCCGAGACCCGATCAACACCAGGTCAACCATGGGTTAGAGGATGGGACGACATAAAGAAAGGCAAAGATGGACCCAAGTATGGAAATCAGTGATAAGCTGCTTGAAATGGGGATGACAGCTTTACATCCTAAATAATAGCTGTCCGTTTCCCCCATCTGCTtgttttgtgcttgtgtagaaTAAAGTGAAATGTGATCAGCATGTGTGAAGTTTGTTAAAATATATTGGTGAATCAGAATCAGCTTGTAACTATGGATGGCACTTTTGATGTGTCCCTAGCAGTTCCAGGTATCGTCTACTACTGGAAAGATGTTATGCATTGCAGCCTGTTAATGATGGCAATCATTGAAGCATTTGGACTGAAACTTAAATATTGAAAATGTGGACAAAAAACACCATCGTCAGAAAGTTAGAAGTATATTTCTTTTTTCCTTATTATTAAGATTTTAATGATAGTTTGTTTAAAGAAGCAATTGGTGCAAACCCCTACCTGATGATTAGCCTTATATTCTGGTCTGAGTAGCTCATTGCGATTTGCGAGTGATGAGTACTACACCTTTTTCCTTGTTAACTACTGATAAGGCCTCAATTATTACCTGTTGGCATGAACTGGATTGCAAACACAAGATTGAACTGCCAGAGGGCAGCTTGGCCAAGAGAGACCGCTTGGATTGTATTGAATTGCAAAGTCAGAACCACACGATACAAGGGTGAGGGGGCTGCTGCATATATAGCCTAGAGGGCAGACAGCACCCCAACATACCCTGACAGACTCTAACAGACTAGAGATGCTGTCCACCAGCAACTTGGTTGCCAAGGCACCATATTCAACTTGGCTGCCAAGGAACCTATTAGGTAAATAAAACAATTACAACAAAGTAAATTACAGCAAAGTAAAGATAACTAGGCTAACACTAGGCTAACCCTGTCAATTCTCCCCCTTAGCCTTGTGTGCCTTGGGGATGATCTGCCTCAAGCCAATTCTTCCCCTCATCTCCTGGAATTTTGTCTTGCCCAGAGACTTGGTCAGAATGTCAGCGAGCGGATCAGTAGTAGACACATGCTCAGCCTTGATGGTTCCATCTTCCAGGCAGCTTCTAAGAAAATGATACTTGATCCTGATGTGCTTGCTCTTCTCATGGAAGACTGGATTCTTGGCCAGAGCAAGTGCTGATTTGCTGTCCATCTTCAGTTCCACCACCTCGACACCTCTGCCAAGGAGCTCAGCCAGCAGCCGTGACAGCCACAGTGCTTGAGTAGCAGCAGTGGAAGCAGCAATGTATTCAGCTTCACAGCTTGAGAGAGCCACCACCTTCTGCTTGATGGAATGCCAACTGACCAGGCAGCTGTCGAGGAAGAAGAGTGATCCACTCGTACTTTTGCTCGTATCAACGTCGCCGGCAAGGTCACTGTCGGTGTAGCCGATGAAGCGAGTGCCGCCTGGAGCCTTGGTGTAGTGGAGGCCGAAATCAAGTGTACCAGAGAGATAGCGCAGGATTCGCTTGACTGCCTCTTGATGCTCAACTGTTGGCCGCTCCATGAACCGACTCACAAAGCCGACGGCGTAGGCCAGATCAGGACGAGTGTGCACCAGGTAGCGCAGGCTTCCAATGAGGCGCCGGTAGTGAGTGGGGTCGACGCTGTGCTGTTCTTGCTCAGTCGAAGGCGCTCCTCCATCggagtgttggcaggattgcagcCATCCATGCCCCCCTACTCAAGAATCCTCTTGGCATAGTGAGTTTGCCTCAGAGTGATCCCGGTGGCATCCTGGTGCACCTCGACGCCGAGGTAGAAGCTGAGTGCGCCGAGGTCGCTCATGTCGAAGGTCTTCTTCATCTGAGCCTTGAACGCggtcttcatcttcttcaagcGGAGTGGCGAACTCCACGCGGCCACCGTCCTCAGCTGGACCTGATGAAGCCGCTGATGTCGAAGACGAAGCAGAGCCCGACGATGGTGgcgtaggggaagcagggcgtgGTGGCGCCGTTGGTGATGGCGACGGTGTCCGAGCAGAGGGCCCAATTGGAGTTGGCTCTCTCTGCTCGAACTCCCCCGGAGCTTGACTTGCCGACGAGGAATCTTCAGGAGCCCCTCCTTGATCTCCCGGCGTCCAGAGCTCGACGGTGAACTCGCTCCCTGCCGTTGCTGAGCATCCTGCGCCCGGAGTGGACGAATCCCAGCCGCGACCTTCATCAAAGACCACGTCACGGCTTACCTTGACCCGCTGCGTGGCCGGATCAAGGATCCGGTAAGCTTTTGCCCCTTCCGCGTAGCCGATGAAGACGCCCGGCTTCCCGCGGTCGTCGAGCTTGCGCAGCTGGCCCAAGTCCTTGACGTAGGCGACACAGCCGAAGACCTTGAGATGCCTCACCGACGGTGCGCGCCCGTACCAGGCCTCGTACGGGGTCTTGCCCAGCAAGCTCTTGGTCGGCGATCGGTTGAGCAGATGTACCGCCGTCACGATCGCTTCTCCCCAGTACTTGGCCGGCAGCCTCCTCTGCTTCAGCAGCGCACGGGCGGTGGCAACCACAGTCTGATTGCGGCGCTCAACCACTCCGTTCTGCTGCGGCGAGTGAGGTGCGCTGAAGTGGCGTCGAACACCTTCGCCGACGCAGTAGTCCGCGAACTCGGCGACGGTGAACTCCCCGCCGTTGTCGGTGCGCAGAACCTTCAGCGCGTGTCCGCTCTCCTTCTCTGCTTCCGCCTTGATCATCTTCACCGCATCTGCTGCAGCATCCTTGGTGGAGAGGAGGGCGACCCACATGAAGCATCATCAACCATCAGGAGGAAGTACCGGCGCCCGCCAGGAGTTGCTGGCGTCaccggtgaaaggtcctaatatggctagagggggggtgaatagcctatttaaaaaattctacaaacccactagagcaagaggttagtaaataacaaagcgaagctttttgctctagctctaatggggtgtttgcaagccacctatccaacaattctagttgatataatcactaggcacacaagagctatgttactacttacactagaaagctacctaaagtttctatacaagtaagtaagctactctagtttgcgggaatgtaaaagagatggtttgaactttataccgccgcgtaaggggggatgaaccaatcaataatatgaagtccaatcaccgggagaaatccaatgaacaatcacaatgaagaca is a window from the Sorghum bicolor cultivar BTx623 chromosome 5, Sorghum_bicolor_NCBIv3, whole genome shotgun sequence genome containing:
- the LOC8083167 gene encoding succinate dehydrogenase assembly factor 2, mitochondrial yields the protein MAAALLRRALHLRRVLPSPAVTAASAQRLAPTFSTTTPTPTTSQQSAATTTVDLSSDESRRRLLNRLVYRSKQRGFLELDLVLGTWVEQHVHGMDEANIRALLQVLDLENPDLWKWLTSQEQPPEDLNSNPVFAAIKSKVTDNLTKHASPETRSTPGQPWVRGWDDIKKGKDGPKYGNQ